The Thermoplasmata archaeon genome window below encodes:
- a CDS encoding ATPase domain-containing protein, with product MVKCIKCGGEIDKDTHTCKSCGYVYSSEEMEKLLMSDNVKQWLSDNVSADQVEEKDVLQKWLLGDDQSLEKLISEIDSGLRELTEEEIKSIDTNISSRLKELAFKQKEFEEREHKIIELEKQLQNLLDKFKKENASINDIYNENIALLKENNELKYLLSKQNKKIYDYDSFMSEIGKLLDVDPSKVGGVYIFKKRIKDIIYQKESLVYTLNSKENELELIKGQLENALNTLPKDLKALEKKELELNQLKISLDNLKNELTLREQQLKQESFLMKENEEIGNIEDLKAELEKKNAEIDRYRSELKFRDELLSSSSKKIDITYLSEKMGEEIQKYRLEIEDLKTALALKEKESEKLSERLKYKDEEISRRETDLNYREKKLQEQLKQYEMDKIEISNFRELQKQHNLENLNEAIKLKEEELRTKTKYLEAKEREIELKEKGLIQKEIDNSKEEVALEIKQEKVKTGTRRLDDLLFGGFPIGSNVIVYGPAYSGKEVLIYSFIAEGLKKGVISIILLLDKTLEEVMQDMKFVLPEIEEYRTKGLLYIIDAYSRSIGDKTVVEGVEYISSQTDVNSIMNSIDEIVQKNKSSEKYYRLAVLSLSTLLTFMDNQQLLKFLQPFTTKRKRDKGVSMYMMEKGIHSENEVQMISYLMDGIIEFKTEGSKTLLMVKGVSEVQSRSWIEVTPSKTGLIMGSFTLGHIK from the coding sequence ATGGTAAAATGCATTAAATGTGGTGGGGAAATAGATAAAGATACACATACATGCAAGAGCTGTGGTTATGTTTATTCTTCCGAAGAAATGGAAAAACTACTAATGAGCGATAACGTAAAGCAATGGTTATCTGATAATGTAAGCGCAGATCAAGTGGAAGAAAAAGACGTTTTGCAGAAATGGTTATTAGGAGATGATCAATCTCTTGAGAAGCTAATTTCGGAGATTGACAGTGGTTTGAGAGAGCTTACTGAGGAAGAGATCAAATCTATAGATACGAATATCTCTTCCAGATTAAAAGAGCTAGCTTTTAAACAGAAAGAATTTGAAGAAAGAGAGCATAAGATCATTGAGCTGGAGAAACAGTTACAGAACCTTTTAGATAAATTTAAAAAAGAAAATGCTAGCATCAATGACATATATAATGAAAATATAGCCCTTTTAAAAGAAAACAATGAGCTAAAATATTTACTTTCAAAACAAAATAAAAAGATCTATGATTATGATAGTTTTATGAGCGAAATTGGAAAACTGCTGGATGTTGATCCCTCTAAAGTCGGCGGTGTTTACATATTCAAAAAGAGGATAAAGGATATAATTTATCAAAAAGAGAGTTTGGTATATACACTAAACAGCAAAGAAAATGAGCTGGAATTGATAAAAGGGCAGTTAGAAAATGCTTTAAATACATTGCCGAAGGACTTAAAAGCTTTAGAAAAGAAAGAGCTGGAGTTAAATCAGCTAAAAATATCTTTAGATAATTTAAAAAATGAGTTAACTCTTCGAGAACAGCAGTTAAAGCAAGAAAGTTTTTTAATGAAAGAAAATGAAGAAATTGGGAATATTGAAGATTTAAAAGCAGAGTTAGAAAAAAAGAATGCAGAAATAGACAGATACAGATCAGAGCTTAAATTCAGGGATGAGCTTTTGTCTTCTTCTTCAAAGAAGATTGATATTACATATCTTTCAGAAAAGATGGGTGAGGAGATACAAAAATATAGGTTAGAGATTGAAGATTTAAAAACTGCGCTAGCTTTAAAAGAAAAAGAATCTGAAAAGCTTTCTGAGAGGCTAAAATATAAAGATGAAGAAATTAGCAGAAGAGAGACGGATCTAAATTATAGGGAGAAAAAGTTGCAGGAACAGTTAAAACAGTATGAGATGGATAAGATAGAAATCTCTAATTTTAGAGAACTGCAAAAGCAACACAATCTGGAAAACCTAAATGAAGCAATAAAATTAAAAGAAGAAGAGTTGAGGACTAAGACAAAATATTTAGAAGCAAAAGAGCGCGAGATAGAATTGAAAGAGAAAGGGTTGATACAAAAGGAGATTGATAATTCTAAAGAAGAAGTGGCATTGGAAATAAAGCAAGAAAAAGTAAAGACTGGGACTCGAAGACTTGATGATCTTTTATTTGGTGGTTTTCCGATTGGGTCAAACGTCATAGTTTACGGTCCTGCTTATTCTGGTAAAGAAGTATTGATTTATTCATTCATAGCGGAAGGATTGAAGAAAGGAGTTATCTCCATCATTTTGCTATTAGACAAAACTTTAGAAGAAGTTATGCAAGACATGAAATTTGTGTTACCGGAAATTGAAGAATACAGGACTAAAGGATTATTATATATCATCGATGCGTATTCTAGAAGCATTGGAGATAAAACAGTAGTGGAAGGGGTTGAATATATAAGTTCGCAGACAGACGTAAATTCAATTATGAACAGCATCGATGAGATCGTACAAAAAAATAAAAGTTCTGAAAAATATTACAGGCTAGCAGTTTTAAGTTTGTCAACTCTGCTTACATTTATGGATAACCAGCAATTATTGAAGTTTTTACAGCCATTTACTACTAAGAGAAAAAGGGATAAAGGAGTGTCTATGTACATGATGGAGAAGGGAATACACAGCGAAAATGAGGTACAGATGATATCGTATCTTATGGATGGAATAATTGAATTTAAAACTGAAGGCTCTAAAACATTATTGATGGTAAAAGGCGTTTCTGAAGTTCAGAGCAGATCCTGGATAGAAGTTACACCTTCTAAGACTGGATTAATAATGGGCTCTTTTACTCTCGGGCACATAAAGTGA
- a CDS encoding LSM domain-containing protein — MAMPLKVMEEFLNKRVSMLLKDNRILEGKLVGYDEYMNMILEDTEETAAETVRKLGVVVVRGNNVVRISAK; from the coding sequence ATGGCTATGCCTTTGAAAGTGATGGAAGAGTTTTTGAATAAAAGAGTATCGATGCTATTGAAAGATAATAGAATATTAGAAGGTAAACTTGTAGGTTATGACGAATATATGAACATGATCCTAGAAGATACTGAAGAAACTGCCGCCGAAACTGTGAGAAAGTTAGGAGTTGTAGTTGTAAGAGGTAACAATGTAGTGAGAATTTCAGCAAAATAG
- a CDS encoding THUMP domain-containing protein: MYFLISIRHSYLKSQVLTKILNFCVSKEIELLYEQYNGKILLNTVDIKYFLDTLEELSTVQEVYKINGFTDLKAIFMDKKYNTFAVRTNTDNSAKYNQQVGTIISESFPDLKVDLKNPDITVHLEYLGKAWYYFVKVI, translated from the coding sequence ATGTATTTTCTAATCAGCATAAGACACAGTTACTTGAAATCTCAGGTATTGACAAAAATTTTAAATTTTTGTGTATCAAAAGAAATAGAGTTACTGTATGAACAGTATAACGGAAAGATATTGCTTAATACTGTTGATATAAAATATTTTTTAGATACACTGGAAGAGTTGTCTACAGTTCAGGAAGTATATAAGATAAATGGTTTCACAGATCTGAAAGCTATTTTCATGGACAAAAAATACAATACTTTCGCAGTACGCACAAATACAGATAACTCTGCGAAGTACAACCAGCAAGTAGGAACCATAATTTCAGAATCGTTTCCAGATCTAAAAGTGGATTTAAAGAATCCGGATATTACTGTGCATTTAGAATATTTAGGAAAGGCATGGTACTATTTTGTAAAAGTTATCTAA
- a CDS encoding radical SAM protein, which yields MRILFVSPPTSSVVKEILNTTTPPLGLAYLASVARQKGNEVRIIDSLVMNMSFDNLEKEIKNYNPDIVAITSTTSMIYDAYKVSEISKNINNKIKVVLGGPHVTFTPDITFSENPNVDFIVRGEGETVFSNLLDFLDGNYNIRDIRGLSYKKDDKVINNPPELLIKDIDTIPFPALDLLPMDRYMMDNRPFGTIMTSRGCPYNCSFCSSSLQFGKQWRGHSSERVIEELKILSEKYRKKEIEFLDDTFTLNMKRALELTEKMRKEKLDITWSASSRVNLFTDELARSMKNAGLHTIYFGIESGSQKTLDFIGKGINLDLAIQAVKKANNAGLHSLGSFIIGFPDETIEDVKNTINFSKKLKVTVAQFTIATPYPGTKLWDYVTEKKLLLSRDWRMFTTLSPIIKLKNFTSKQIQTWLTKAYINFYFRPVYLIKDIVKENGFAFRRILHFPIHSIKSLTSKS from the coding sequence ATGAGAATTTTGTTTGTATCTCCTCCTACAAGTTCTGTAGTAAAAGAGATATTGAATACTACGACACCTCCTTTAGGCCTTGCGTATTTAGCTTCAGTTGCACGTCAGAAAGGAAATGAAGTAAGGATTATAGACTCTTTAGTGATGAATATGAGTTTTGATAATCTAGAAAAAGAGATCAAAAACTATAATCCTGATATCGTTGCGATTACCTCTACAACTTCGATGATATATGATGCTTATAAAGTTTCAGAGATATCTAAGAACATTAATAATAAAATTAAAGTTGTGCTAGGTGGTCCGCATGTCACCTTTACACCTGATATCACATTTAGTGAAAATCCAAATGTTGATTTTATAGTTCGTGGCGAGGGAGAAACTGTATTTTCAAATCTATTAGATTTTCTGGATGGAAATTATAATATAAGAGATATCAGAGGTTTAAGCTATAAGAAAGATGATAAAGTTATAAACAATCCTCCAGAATTATTGATAAAAGATATAGATACAATACCATTTCCTGCATTAGATCTATTGCCTATGGATAGATATATGATGGACAATAGACCTTTTGGAACAATAATGACTTCTAGAGGCTGTCCTTACAACTGCTCATTTTGCTCATCGTCATTGCAATTTGGAAAACAGTGGAGAGGTCATTCAAGTGAAAGGGTAATAGAAGAATTAAAAATATTATCGGAAAAATATCGGAAAAAAGAGATAGAATTTCTGGATGATACGTTCACGTTGAACATGAAAAGAGCATTGGAACTCACTGAAAAGATGAGAAAAGAGAAGCTGGACATTACCTGGTCGGCGTCTTCAAGGGTTAATTTATTTACTGATGAATTAGCAAGATCCATGAAAAATGCCGGGCTACACACAATATATTTTGGAATAGAATCTGGTAGCCAAAAAACGTTGGATTTTATAGGGAAAGGAATAAATTTAGATCTGGCTATCCAGGCAGTGAAAAAAGCTAACAATGCAGGGCTGCATTCTCTTGGTTCATTTATAATAGGATTCCCTGATGAAACAATTGAAGATGTAAAAAATACAATTAATTTTTCCAAAAAATTAAAAGTGACGGTAGCTCAGTTTACCATTGCCACTCCCTATCCAGGTACCAAACTTTGGGATTATGTGACGGAAAAGAAGTTGTTGCTGTCAAGAGACTGGAGAATGTTCACGACTTTAAGCCCGATAATCAAGCTGAAAAATTTTACATCTAAGCAAATACAAACATGGCTTACGAAAGCATATATCAACTTTTATTTCAGGCCCGTGTACTTAATAAAAGATATTGTAAAAGAAAACGGATTTGCATTTCGTAGAATATTACATTTCCCAATACATTCAATCAAGTCACTCACTTCTAAAAGTTGA
- a CDS encoding exosome complex RNA-binding protein Csl4: MKKIVLPGEKIGAAEEYLPGYGTKEENGMIYATVVGEVLTDSKNMIISVVPANPIGELKVGDLVYGVITDLMKDFVIVQVIVNGDFESIAGGVQTGTVHISKISKVYVDKSDEEFKVGDIVRAKVIKVKPSLQLATNEDDLGVIKAYCGRCKKALIRENDLLVCTRCKRKEKRKIAKDYGLVEFKYKN; encoded by the coding sequence TTGAAAAAAATTGTATTGCCAGGAGAAAAAATAGGTGCTGCAGAAGAGTATTTGCCAGGCTATGGTACAAAAGAAGAGAATGGTATGATATATGCTACCGTTGTGGGGGAAGTATTAACAGATTCGAAAAACATGATAATATCTGTAGTTCCAGCAAACCCGATAGGTGAGTTAAAAGTTGGAGATTTAGTGTATGGAGTGATAACAGACCTGATGAAAGATTTTGTTATTGTACAGGTGATAGTAAATGGAGATTTTGAATCTATAGCTGGTGGTGTACAAACAGGTACCGTTCACATATCTAAAATATCAAAAGTATATGTGGACAAAAGCGACGAAGAATTCAAAGTGGGGGATATAGTGAGAGCCAAAGTGATCAAGGTAAAGCCTTCTTTGCAGTTAGCGACAAATGAGGATGATTTAGGAGTGATAAAAGCATATTGTGGTCGCTGCAAAAAAGCTTTAATAAGAGAGAATGATTTACTTGTTTGTACAAGATGTAAAAGGAAAGAGAAGCGTAAGATAGCAAAAGATTATGGACTTGTAGAATTTAAATATAAAAATTGA